DNA sequence from the Acidobacteriaceae bacterium genome:
TGAAGCAACCTGGACCATCATCCCGCTGGCCATCTTCCTCGTCACGTTTGTGTGGGGTGCGCTGCTGTATTTCCGCATCTACAACCCTCCTGCAAACTCGATGAACATCTATGTTGTCGGCAAGCAGTGGATGTGGAAGGCCGAGCACCCGGGCGGGCAGCACGAGATCAACGCGCTGCATATCCCCATCGGCCAGCCCGTACAGCTCACGATGATCTCGCAGGACGTTTTTCACTCGTTCTCGATTCCTGACTTCCGCGTCAAGCGCGAAGTGATCCCGGGCCGTTATACGACGGTTTGGTTCCAGGCTACGCAGACCGGCAAGTTCCACATCTTCTGCACGCAGTACTGCGGAACGCTCCACTCGGGCATGATCGGCGAAGTAACAGCGATGACCCCGGCGGACTACCAGAAGTGGCTCTCTGAGTCGACCTCCGGTATGAGCCTTGCGCAAAATGGTGAGCGTCTCTTCGCTTCGCTTGGTTGCATCCAGTGCCACAGCGGCAACGCAGCTTCGCGCGGTCCGAACCTCGCTGGTGTCTACGGCTCCAAGCTCACACTCACCAACGGCCAACAGGTCACGGTAAACGATGCATACCTGCGTGATGCGATTTTGAATCCGAGCGAGCATGTTACCGCTGGCTTCTCTCCCATCATGCCGACATACCAGGGACAGGTTTCCGAAGACGGTCTGATCGATCTGGTGGAATACATTAAGAACATGCAGTCCAATTACCGGGTTCATCAGACTCTGATGACGTCTGATAGTGATAAGGCTGCCCCGACAACGCCCACCACGGGCACAACGCAGGAACGGTGAAGCCATGAGCGCGACCACAATCGTCTCTTTACCTGATCAAGCTACGGCGCAGATGCCTAAGCGTAGCTATCTAAATAACGAGCATGGACTCCTGAGCTGGCTGCTGACCGCTGATCATAAGCGCATCGGTATGCTGTACCTGCTCTCGATCACGTTCTTCTTCTTCATTGGTGGTGCGTTTGCTGGCCTGATCCGTCTGGAACTGCTGACTCCGCAGCCCGATCTGGTTGCTTCGGACACCTACAATAAGTTCTTCACCATGCACGGCATCGTGATGATCTTCTTGTTCCTGGTTCCGTCGGTTCCGGCGACGCTGGGTAACTTCCTGCTGCCGATCATGATTGGCGCGAAGGATCTTGCGTTCCCGAAGATCAACCTGCTGAGCTGGTACCTGTACATGGCCGGCGGCATCTTCACCCTTGCCAGCCTTGTGCTCGGTGGTGTCGATACCGGTTGGACCTTTACCACGCCGCTCTCGACGCACTACCTGAACACGCACGTGCTCACCACGGCGACGGCGATCTTCATCGCGGGTTTCAGCTCCATCTTCACGGGCCTGAACTTCATCGTG
Encoded proteins:
- the coxB gene encoding cytochrome c oxidase subunit II, which codes for MGISPVLWQFLVNWLHSSALFPTEASTIAPYTDALYFFLIGMTIFGVVLVGALVTVFSLKYRREKHPVAVQIEGSTLLEATWTIIPLAIFLVTFVWGALLYFRIYNPPANSMNIYVVGKQWMWKAEHPGGQHEINALHIPIGQPVQLTMISQDVFHSFSIPDFRVKREVIPGRYTTVWFQATQTGKFHIFCTQYCGTLHSGMIGEVTAMTPADYQKWLSESTSGMSLAQNGERLFASLGCIQCHSGNAASRGPNLAGVYGSKLTLTNGQQVTVNDAYLRDAILNPSEHVTAGFSPIMPTYQGQVSEDGLIDLVEYIKNMQSNYRVHQTLMTSDSDKAAPTTPTTGTTQER